Proteins co-encoded in one Plasmodium reichenowi strain SY57 chromosome 10, whole genome shotgun sequence genomic window:
- a CDS encoding hypothetical protein (conserved Plasmodium protein, unknown function) codes for MNGKNMEDEEIENVDEEVGEDVDEDVIFEGIENKNDIIDLSSDDEELYKNSTDVNDEIIKYKEKYISYNKKFYTNKSIYCINSFKKWIYFGSINNKCYLYNNFDDDLKNYIMSITGHNNNYNNNYNNICSSNNYDNINFGHEKNKKINLRDLKHQIYSDTITNIKISNNFQYVALSIYNGDIYIYENNNHNSSEIINYNLNNMKKNINNSNCLLDICNWDMEKKTNEYILNENMKLINILSINNDNEKRDLEYSMFCLYHEHIFISIYVNCTNIYVWDVLEGTPINIIHTIQVPTFLNLCNYENKYYMIVGFNNGESCVYDYDIYNAKKIGKIQGKHDDKNKYCDIYKNVHDNTYTNSHNNNNNCYYNDDDINDGVLCIDNNLGNEIYTCTFKNVIKIYNINNNNLINTYTNLHDDLIDYCLFNNKKYNLFASCSLDNKINIYDFQHNKSINQFYVNYHFNEPYTKEQTEKGINFLRWINSNLLLFTSLNGNIYIYDIRSRKCIHQFYSHTDTIFNVNLSLHLYQNKNILSILTASDDNSSNMHLLDISPHL; via the coding sequence ATGAATGGTAAAAATATGGAGGACGAAGAAATTGAAAATGTTGATGAAGAAGTTGGTGAAGATGTTGATGAAGATGTGATTTTTGAAGgtatagaaaataaaaatgatataattgATTTAAGTTCAGATGATGAAGAGTTATATAAGAATAGTACAGATGTTAAtgatgaaataataaaatataaagagaaatatatatcttataaCAAAAAGTTTTATACtaataaaagtatatattgtataaattcttttaaaaaatggatatattttggtagtataaataataagtgttatttatataataattttgatgATGATTTGAAGAATTACATTATGAGTATCACAGGccataataataattataataataattataataatatttgtagtagtaataattatgataatataaattttgggcatgaaaaaaataaaaaaataaatttacGTGATTTAAAACATCAAATATATAGTGATActattacaaatataaaaatatcgAATAACTTTCAATATGTTGCTTtgtctatatataatggagatatatatatatatgaaaataataaccaTAATAGTTcagaaattattaattacaatttaaataatatgaagaaaaatataaataatagcAATTGTTTATTGGATATATGTAATTGGgatatggaaaaaaaaacaaatgaatatatattaaatgaaaatatgaaattaataaatatattaagtattaataatgataatgaaaaaagagATTTAGAATATTCCATGTTTTGTTTATATCATGagcatatatttataagtatatatgtaaattgtacaaatatttatgtatggGATGTATTAGAAGGAACTccaataaatattatacatactATACAAGTACCTACATTTCTAAACTTATGTAATTAcgaaaataaatattatatgatagTTGGGTTCAATAACGGAGAAAGTTGTGTGTATGActatgatatatataacgCAAAAAAGATTGGGAAAATACAAGGAAAAcatgatgataaaaataaatattgtgatatttataaaaatgtgcatgataatacatatacaaattcacataataataataataattgttattataatgatgacGATATAAATGATGGGGTATTATGTATAGACAACAATCTTGGTAACGAAATATATACTTGTACctttaaaaatgttataaaaatatacaatataaataataataatctgATTAATACATACACAAATTTACATGATGATTTAATAGattattgtttatttaataataaaaaatataatttatttgcATCCTGTTCTTTAGacaataaaattaatatctATGATTTTCAACATAATAAATCTATAAACCAATTTTATGtaaattatcattttaaTGAACCATATACAAAGGAACAAACCGAAAAAGGAATAAACTTCTTAAGATGGATTAATAGTaatttacttttatttacaAGTTTAAAtggtaatatatatatctatgATATTAGATCCAGAAAATGTATTCATCAATTTTATTCTCACACCGACACTATATTTAATGTAAATCTTTCTCTTCATTTATAtcaaaacaaaaatattttatccATCTTAACAGCTAGCGATGATAATTCGTCCAACATGCACCTTCTGGACATATCTCCccatttataa